The following is a genomic window from Spirosoma agri.
TTGGGTGAAAGCGGGTGGGGTTCTGGTGCTCATGGCCAACGATACATCCAACTGTGAACATACTCACTTCAATCAACTGGCCGCTACCTTCGGCTTACAGTTTCTGCCCAAAAATGTCAATATGGTGAAAGGGGACCAGTTTGAGCAGGGGTCGGTGATCATTCCGGCGGGTAATCCGATTTTTACCCATACCAAAGAGGTTTACATCAAAGAATTGTCTCCGCTTGATGTGAAAGCGCCGGCTAAATCGGTGGTGAGTGCGGGCGACAACGTGATCATGGCCGTTGCCCGTGTGGGCAACGGTACGGTGTTCGCGGTGGGCGATCCGTGGCTGTACAATGAATACACGGACGGACGCAAAATACCGGCTCGTTACGAAAACTTCCAGGCTGGCAAAGACCTCGCAACCTGGTTATTGACGCAGGTAAAATAAGCCTGATGAAGAGCGGTTAGAAAGCTGGACAGGTTAGCTGTAACCAAGAACAGCTCATCTTTGGCTGCTGATTCTGGTAATGACAGAGACATACCCGAACGCTTCAATAACCGGACTGGTTGTTGATTGCCGCTTTCCTACGCTACTCAGCAATGACGAAAGTCAGTTTATCCGAGGGCTTTGGGGTCAGCACCGTGAAATTGATCCGATAAATAGTATCACCCCACTTGGTAATAATGCCCCGGTCTTCGGGAGCATCCAGCTTAACCTTTTCGATGGATGGCCGCATCTGTTTGGGATCGTATCGTACCACAAAATTTTTGGCCTGATCGCCTTTGGGTGCGTAGTGGATGATCAGTTCGCCGGGCTTCCCGACTTCGGCTGGATAACACGTCATCAGGTGTTGTGTGAGGGAACTGGCATTGGTCAGTTTAATCGCATCGTCGATCTGAACGTTCTGGCCCCGGTTGAGCTGAATAGTTCGCTGCCAGCTGGTTATGCCCGCATCCTTCGGATACGCCTGTGTCAGATCGACCGAAAATCGGGTCGATGCGTTATCAGTTTTATATGCCACATTCGACGCTCTGAACGACATGCCGGGTAGTTGATCTTTACCGTTTATCGTCGGCAGATTATGGAAATCTGAGCAGTTATACCAGATGTCGTAGCGCTTGTTGCTGAACGTTTTAGCGGTGTACGTACCGCGTCCCACGTCGATCAACAGCGGCTGGCCATCGTAATACACCACGTAATTGCCAATGTCGTTGTGGTTATGGCTTTCGTCGTTGTGCCCACCCTTGGCCGCTACATAAAACCCGTTCGTTGTGCCTGCCTGATCGCGGGCGGCAAAGACCTGAAGGTCAGGTAGCCATACATTTTTGGGGAGCGGCAAGCCCTGGGCCGCCTTCTGGTATTCGTCCTGCATGAAGAGCGAATAAAAATGCCGGAAGTAGTGAAACTTGCCAATGGAGCCATCTTCGGGCGTGCGGTAGAAGGCTCCGAATTTCATCATATCCGGGTCGTTGATCGCTTTACCGTACCGATAGATCATCGTCGCGGCCATACCGGGCTGCGGGTCCGCATCGGCAAAATTCAGAAAGTAGTTCTCGCTGATCTGGGCGCGGTAAATGAAGCGGCCCATGTTGCGAAATTTCTCGTCGGCGTATACATACTGGAACGCGTCGTTGCTGGCCAGATTGAGCATGGCGATGTTGTCATACAACGAAGCGGCAGCAGCTCCCCAATAACTCGGTCCTTCGTCGCAGCCCCCATCCGGCGGGTATGGGTTCAGGAATTCATCGAGTACGTCGAGTAATTTGGCCACCGATGCCGTCCGTTTCTCGTCGTCTTTTTCGAGGAGCAAAACCGCATTCAGCCAGTTCGAGCAAATCCAGGGGTTCCAGTTGTTCGGGGCGCGCCCGTTAGCCGTTTTTGTCATCCAGCCGTGTGGCTTGGTCATGAGCGGCCCAAAAATCCGGTAGTTGGTTTCGCTATATATTCGCTTACGGATCTGGGGTGAAACCGCATCCAGTTTGTCGCCCAGGTAATAATCGACCCAGGCCAGATACGTCGCGGTTTCGGCGGCAAACAAATCGACAAAGGGTTTCGACACATCCATCAAACCCGCGTAGTCTTTCGACTTGGGCAGGTGTGCGGGCACACCCCAGAACGACTCTTCGCAGATGGACCACACGCCATCGATAATGGGATCGACGAACCGGCCTTTGTTCTCGTAGATTTCGGCCAGCAGCAGTGTGCCCAATACTTCCCGTTTCTCAAAACTCACCGCCTGAAACTGATCCCGGTCGCCGGTTCGTTCAATGAGCAGTGATTTTGTCGCTGGTATGTACGGCCATTTGTAGTCGAGGTACGATTCGGCTTTTCGGAGGTAGGCCTGCATCATCGTTTGGTCGGCTTTGGCCCATCCGGCTCGATCATCCCGTTTGGGGAAAGGCGTCCATCGTGCCTGCGGAATCAGCACTTTTTTCAACTCATTCGGCGGAAATTTACCACTGAGCAAATTCGGCTTCTGGGCGTAAGCGGAAAGGCTCAGGAAGATCGTTGTGATCAGGACTAAAAATAGTTGCATGGATTGAGCGTCAGACAGAGGTTGGACTGAACGATTAAAATAAAACTACCTGGCAGTGCAACTGCACAAATCGACTAGACAAGTCTGGGTGAAAAGAACAGTTTGCCGTGTTCTTTCTCGGTCTTTACAATAAACGTTCTACCTCGATCTTCGGAGCTTTCCGTGTGAGCAGATGAATGATTGTCCAGGCGATGAGGTAGGTGAACGCGCAGATCGTGAACAGCAGATTGTAGCCCCCCGCCAGATTGCCGGCAGCCTTATACTTGTCTAACAAACTGCCGACCAGAATCGGGAACAGAATGCCACCGATGGCACCCGCCGTACCTGCGATACCCACCACCGAACTGACAGCCTGCTTGGGAAACAGATCCGACGCGAGCGTAAACACATTCGTTGCCCACGCCTGGTGAACAGCCACGGCTACGCTTAACAATCCCACCGCTACCCAGACATCGGTAACGAACTGGGCCAGCATGATCGATATTTCGACGAGGGCAAAGGCGAACAAAACGGTCTTTCGCGCCTTTACGGTAGCCCATCCTCTTTTGATCAGACTGGATGACAGGTAGCCCCCGCCGATACTGCCGAGTGTGGTGGCCGTATAAATCAGCATCAGTTCAACGCTCGGTTTCTTCAAATCCAGATTGAACGTAGACGAAAAATAGGAGGGAAGCCAGAAGAGAAAAAACCAGTAAATGGGGTCGATCAGCCCCTTGCCCGTAATGACGGCCCAGGTCTGGGGAAATGTGAATAGTTTTAACCAGTTGATCGAGCTTTTGTCCGCTGACTCATCCGGGGCTTCCTGCCCACTGGTGATGTACTGGTATTCTGCCGCTGATAAGCGCGATTGCCGGGCTGGAATATCGTAGAATATCAACCAGAAAATCAGCCACACGAACCCCAGCGCGCCCGTGATCCAGAAAACTTCGTGCCAGCCGTAGTTGGTCAATATCCAGGGAACAATCAGCACCGCGACGACCACACCGATACTGGTTCCGGCGTTGAAGAGACCCGTTGCCAGTCCGCGTTCTTTCTGAGGGAACCACTCGGCTACGGTTTTTACGGCGGCTGGATAATTGCCTGCTTCGCCGATGCCCAGCCCAATTCGGGCGATGCTAAAACCGAAAACACTCCGGGCAATGGCGTGCAGCATACCCGCCACGCTCCAGATAATGATGGTGATCGAGTAGCCCACTTTCGTGCCAATCTTGTCGATTATCCAGCCAAACACCAGTAGCCCTACCGCGTAGGCTGCCGTAAACGCCATAACGATATGGGCAAAATCGGTTTCGGTCCAGGTGAATTCTTTTTCCAGAATCGGCTTCAACAAACCAATAATCTGTCGATCGAGATAATTGATTGTCGTGGCCGTGAATAACAGAATAACGATGATCCACCGATAATTCTGCGTTTTGGCAGGAGTCACGAGCGTAGGGGTTTTGGGCGGCTGATTGACGTGCATGGTTAGTTAGTTTATGTCGGACGTTACAGGCAGCTTTTTGACAAATTCCCGGAAGTGTTGCGTTAATCCGGCCCAATCGTTCCGCCTGATAAGATCCTTGTCGAAGAGGTGTCCGCCAACGCCAAGCCCATCGGCTCCAGCCTGGAAATACGCAGCCATATTGTCTATGCTGATACCGCCCGTTGGCACCAACTTTACCTGATCGAGTGGGGCTTTTACGTCCTTTATGTAGTCCGGTCCCAGCGACGTGGCCGGATACACCTTGACCATTGACGCCCCTAATGACCAGGCCAGATAAATTTCGGATGGCGTAAACGCGCCGGGAAAAATAGGAATGCCCCGCTTCACGCTGGCCTTGATCACTTTTTTGTTGATAACGGGTGTCACAATGAACTGTGCGCCGGCATCTAGCGCCTTGTGCAGATCATCTTTAGTGCAAACGGTTCCTGCGCCGATATTCAGGCCATCGCCGTAATTGTCTATAGCGTGTCGGATCATGGCCTGAGCGCCCGAAGTATTCATCGTTATTTCCAGCGTGGTCAGTCCGGCTTCCCGATAAATCGGCAGTAGCTGCTTAACTACGTCGAATGATAACCCCCGTATGATACCGATCAAAGGTGCTTTCGAAAATAAGGCCCAGGAGAAAGGGGGCTGCGTTGCGTGGTCGCTCATTTGTTTACGGCTACTAGCTGGTTTTGAACAATCTTTACTTGCCCGGCAATGGTGGCCTGGTCGATCAAATCGGCAGAAATCGTCATGGTCCGGTCCGATAAATTAAGTTCTTCGATGGCCAGTTTATACAACTCATACAGGTTTGAGCCACTGCACAAAATCAATGACCAGTCTTTCTGATCGATCAGCGATTTCAGTTCGTCGCCAATCAACAGGCCGCTTAGGTACAGTGTATTTTGTTTTTTCGTTAGCAGATCGAACAATTGATTCGTTCGTACCTGAAATAAGTTGTTCAGGATCGAGGAAGCCGTTGATTCGTGAATGCCCAACTTAAAGCCGTCTAACTCATTATCGGAAAAGGTCGTCAATCCGGTGGGCTCAATCGAATCTTTCAAAATGCTGTAGTGCGACATGAGGTTGAATACTTCACCCGTCATAAAGGTCTGCAAGTCAACCACCTGCTGGTTTTGTATGTAGATGTGCTTGGAATGAGTGCCGGGAAAGATCAGAATGGCATCGTTAACGGTATGGTGGAGGGTATCCAATAACGCCAGTAAGCCAATCAGTTGGGTTTCTTCGCCCCGCATTACGTCGTGGGTTGTCCGAACGCCGGAAATCAGGAAGATGTCGTGCGGAAAATCGGGTTGTGCTTCAAGGCGTTTGACACTGGCCTGACTCCCATCGACCGGGAAGGGTAGCGTGGCATACGGAACCTCATCCATACCAATCGACGATGAGGCCATTCCCGAAATAACAACGGCAATGGTATCCAGATTTAGCGTCACGTTAGCCGCCAGTGCATCGATCTGACGTTTTAGCCGCTGCTGAAAGAAATGCGCTCTGGCAACGGTATTGGTTTCATCGGATGCTTTCCAGGCGGTAAACGTACTGGCGACGCCCTCCTGCGAAGTCACTTCGCCAATTACCCGAAGATCGGTTGTTCGTATTAGCCGAAGCCGGAAAGATGACGTTCCCCAGTCGCAACCTAATAGATAGTTTGTCATGAATTCGTTCTGTTAAATACTGGTTATGGCAACGCAAAGGCGACGTAAGAACCCCCCGGTTTCAATCCATATCGCGTGCCGCCCGCAGCAATGGCGATATACTGTTTTCCGTTGACCATGTACGTGATCGGCGTGGCGAAGCCGCCGGCTGGCAGTTTGTACTCCCACACGATTTTGCCCGTTTTCTTGTCGAATGCGCGGAGCTTTTCATCGTAGGTTGCCGCAATGAACACCAGTCCGCCCGCCGTGACGACGGGACCGCCGTGGTTCTCGGTGCCGGTGGGCGGAATCCCCTTTTTGCTCAATTCGGGATATTCACCCAGCGGCACCTGCCATACATATTCTCCCGTATTCAGGTTGATGGCATTCAGCGTTCCCCAGGGCGGTTTGATGGCGGGGTAATTGTCCTGATCGCGAAATTGGGTGTTGCCATTATTCAGATAAGGAGGAATGTAGGGGAATGAAGCACCTTCGGGAATGGGTGTCGAGACAACGGAATTGTGCTGATCGGCAGGCGCGTTGGTTGGTTTCGCGTCCAGCTTAAGCAGGTAGTTGACCAATCCTTCCCGGTCTTCTTTCGACAAGTGAGCAAAGGAAGGCATCCGTCCCCGCCCGGTTACCAGGAGAGCCTCGATCTGTTCTTTGGGTATGCGTTTACCCACATCGGTGAGGTCTGGGTAAGCCTGGGCCGCTTGCGGGGTTTTACTGGTCTCATTGCTTTTACCGGCCAGCCCATGACAGACGGCACAGTTAGCGGCAAACAAGGTGCCTCCTTTCGTGAGGGCTGCCCCGTTCGTTTGCGCGCGCAGGTCCCGCATTTTCAACCACCAGAGCATGGTATTGGCATTCTGGTAGAGTATACCGTCGGGGTCGGCGGCATTGCCACCCCACTCGGCACCCCCGCCAAAACCATACAACAAAGAGCCTTCTTCGCTTGGGGGCATATACTTACTGCCGTGCCGACTGTTCGTAAATCGGTCCAGTACGTACGCATGTGCTTCGGGCGTGCGGGTGGTAATGTCAGCTTCCGTCAGCTCCTGCCGGACAAACGGAGCCGGTTTTGTCGGAACGGGTTGCGTTGGCCAGGGTTGTTCGCCGGGCAGGGCGGGCGAGGTAGGGACGGGTACTTCGTTAACGGGAAAAAGCGGCTTTCCGGTGTCGCGGTCGAGCAAAAACACATACCCGTCTTTCGTCGCCTGCGCAACCGCATCGACCAGCCGGGGCCGACCGTCGGGGCCATTGTGCTTAACGGTGACGAGGTTAGGCGGGCAGGGCAGGTCGCGATCCCACAAGTCGTGATGTACGGTCTGAAAATGCCAGATGCGTTTACCCGTTTCGGCATTGATGGCAAGAACGCAGTTGGCGAAAAGGTTCTGGCCTTTTCGTGCGCCACCGTAGAAATCAACCGATGGCGACCCGGTCCCGGCATAGACAACGCCCCGTTTCTCGTCGATGACCATACCCGCCCAGCAGTTGGCCCCGCCCAGTTTTTTGTAGGAGTCGGGCGACCAGGTTTCGTACCCATATTCACCCGGCAGGGGGATCGTTCGGAACACCCAGGCCAATTTACCCGTACGCACGTTGAACGCCCGGATATAGCCCGGAGGAGCATCGCCCCCTTCCGAAACGGCAGAGCCCGTAATCAGCAAATCTTTGTAAATGACACCGGGGGTCGTGACGCGTATCGAGAAGTTTGCAACGTCGTAGCCGAGCGTTTCCTTATCACCAAGTCCTTCGTGCAGATCGACCGCACCGTGCTGGCCGAAGCTGTCGATCAGTTGCCCCGTCGTGGCATCAACCGCGTAGAGAAAAGCTCCTACCGAATAAAGAATTCGTTTGTCCCGAGCGTCGGCCCGGTCGCTGTCGGCCCAGTAAACAACCCCGCGAACCGGGTGGAAGCGCGGTTTTTTTGCTGGGTCAGTAAAGGGGTTGAACTGCCAGCGTTGCTTACCGGTTGCCGCATCGACCGCAAACAGTTTCATGCGCGGAGAGGTGCCATACAGAACCCCGTCTACAACAATCGGCTGGCACTGAATGTCCATACCCCGCTGGCCCGGATCGGTGTTGTCGCCGGTTTCGTACGTCCAGGCAAGGGTTAGATTCTTTACGTTCTGCCGGTTAATCTGGGTCAGTGGAGAATAACGATTACCCGCGTTATTGCCACCATACGTGGGCCAGTCATTACCCGGTAGATGCGGATTCACGGCGTTCGTTACCCAGTTTGCCGACAGCAAACCTGCCAGCGCCAGGATGCCAACGGAGAATTTTAGCAAGCCATTCATGGATAAGTCGAGTCAGTGATCGGTCGAGGAGATCGATACGTTTGTTACTTCGTTTTTTCGTAGAATTCGTACTTGATCGTCCACTTTATTTCCTGACCGGGAGCGGCCATTAAGTGGATATACGGCTCTGGGCAAGAGGTTGTCGCACAGGCCCAGTACACTAGTTTTTGCAAGGGCTGATCGCCGGTGATGTGCACGCCCGCGCCCGTTTTCTGATTCTCGATACGAATGTCGTAGTCCGTGGCGGTGGGTCCGAATCCGTTCAGACCAGCGCTGAACACCTGCTCTTTTTTGGCCAGTTCACGCGCATACACGAGATGGTTGCCTTGCGGCAGAATGACACTGCCGAATCCTTTCCCCTCCGCTGTTACCTCGAATGGGAACCGAGTTACTACAGTCGGACCTGTGGGCTGTTTGTCGATGATGAAGAAATTGTGGTCGTACGTGCTCGTCTCGATGGGTAATTGGCCGGTATTTGTCAGGCGGTGTTCCAACACCAGTTCGGGTTTACCTTTAGTCAGCCGGACGGTTTTCGTGTAACGATACCCATAGCCCGTTGGGTCGGTAAGTTCATGCGTAAAGTCAACCGCAACGGTGGCTTTACGATCCTTGTGCTGTTTTACGTTCCAGGTCCCCTGATTCACTATGTCGTAGTATTTCGCGAAGGCATAGGCTTTGTCGTCGGGTTTACGGAGTGTACCGACGCCTATTTTTACGAACGTATCGCCGGGTTTCGCATCGGTGTAACCCAGTGGTGTAAACTCTTCTACGGGGCCGCTGATCGCATCGTGTAACTTGGGGTCGTAGTTGTCAAACCACGGTTCAATGAAGCTGTGGCCTTTGTAGGTCAGGTTTTTGAACGCTCCCGACCAGTCGAAGCGGGTTCCCTGGTAGTAACCTTGGCTGGCGTCGGGCAGATACAGTGTTGTTTGAATAAGTCCATTGGAAAGCGCGGCCTCCGGCCACTCGGCTACTGGAAGTCTGGTGCTGGACAAGCCGACAACTACGAAGGTCGCGAGAAGTGCCTTTTTCAACGTCGTATGGGTTTTGGTATCACGGGCTTCAGCCCGTCTTAAACAGCCGGTTGGTGCGTTAAGACGGACTAAAGCCCGCAATGCCGGTTAGTTCAGGTTCGGATTAATCGACGTATCGGTGTACGGAAGTGGAAACCAGTAATTTGCTTTCGTGATCGCCTTGATCGGTTGAAGATCATCCGCACTTTTGGCGGCATTGGCTTCTTCGACTTTTTCGAGCCGGACCAGGTCGAACCAGCGGGTCCGTTCGCAGGCAAATTCCCAGGCCCGTTCCTGCACGACAGCATCAGCAAATTGGGCTGCCGTCAGGCCATCACCCGGTGCCAGTATTTTGGTGCCGGTCGGTAAGCCGCGCGAACGAACCTGATTCAGCGCATCATACGCTGCCTGATCGGGACCACCCGTACCACGGGCTTTCGCTTCGGCATAAATGGTCAACACGTGCGGGTAACGCATCATGACCGTGGGCAGTGAAATACTGGACGTTACGATGTTTCCTTTGATGTACCATTTTTTGTAGTAGGGATGTTTTGTCAGGCTTTGTTCCCAGGGAATTGTAGTCGCGCCCAAACCGAACTGCGTGCGGAAGGTCGCGTCCTTACGGGGTCCTGCGGGGAAGTTTTTAAAGAAGTTAAGCTCGGCGAACATATCATCCCAGCCCCCTTCTTCGCCTGGCATCGTGGTGTTGCCGTAGGTCGCATTGGCCGTACCGCTACCGCCCGTAAAGCCGTTGATCTGAAACACCGATTCCGGAATACTAGCCACTGCCGGGTCGTTGTCGAAAACAGCCGCAAACGATGACATCAGCGAGAAGCCATACGTCGAGCGATTGTCAATCACTTCTTTGGCCTTCGCAGCCGCCAGATCGTAGTTGGCGGTTTGCTTAAGCGGCCAGCCGGCCATTGTCAGGTACACATCGGCCAAAAACGCCTTTGCTGAACCCGCGTTAGGCCGACCTGGATCGCGTCGGG
Proteins encoded in this region:
- a CDS encoding outer membrane protein assembly factor BamB family protein, with amino-acid sequence MNGLLKFSVGILALAGLLSANWVTNAVNPHLPGNDWPTYGGNNAGNRYSPLTQINRQNVKNLTLAWTYETGDNTDPGQRGMDIQCQPIVVDGVLYGTSPRMKLFAVDAATGKQRWQFNPFTDPAKKPRFHPVRGVVYWADSDRADARDKRILYSVGAFLYAVDATTGQLIDSFGQHGAVDLHEGLGDKETLGYDVANFSIRVTTPGVIYKDLLITGSAVSEGGDAPPGYIRAFNVRTGKLAWVFRTIPLPGEYGYETWSPDSYKKLGGANCWAGMVIDEKRGVVYAGTGSPSVDFYGGARKGQNLFANCVLAINAETGKRIWHFQTVHHDLWDRDLPCPPNLVTVKHNGPDGRPRLVDAVAQATKDGYVFLLDRDTGKPLFPVNEVPVPTSPALPGEQPWPTQPVPTKPAPFVRQELTEADITTRTPEAHAYVLDRFTNSRHGSKYMPPSEEGSLLYGFGGGAEWGGNAADPDGILYQNANTMLWWLKMRDLRAQTNGAALTKGGTLFAANCAVCHGLAGKSNETSKTPQAAQAYPDLTDVGKRIPKEQIEALLVTGRGRMPSFAHLSKEDREGLVNYLLKLDAKPTNAPADQHNSVVSTPIPEGASFPYIPPYLNNGNTQFRDQDNYPAIKPPWGTLNAINLNTGEYVWQVPLGEYPELSKKGIPPTGTENHGGPVVTAGGLVFIAATYDEKLRAFDKKTGKIVWEYKLPAGGFATPITYMVNGKQYIAIAAGGTRYGLKPGGSYVAFALP
- a CDS encoding 2-dehydro-3-deoxygalactonokinase encodes the protein MTNYLLGCDWGTSSFRLRLIRTTDLRVIGEVTSQEGVASTFTAWKASDETNTVARAHFFQQRLKRQIDALAANVTLNLDTIAVVISGMASSSIGMDEVPYATLPFPVDGSQASVKRLEAQPDFPHDIFLISGVRTTHDVMRGEETQLIGLLALLDTLHHTVNDAILIFPGTHSKHIYIQNQQVVDLQTFMTGEVFNLMSHYSILKDSIEPTGLTTFSDNELDGFKLGIHESTASSILNNLFQVRTNQLFDLLTKKQNTLYLSGLLIGDELKSLIDQKDWSLILCSGSNLYELYKLAIEELNLSDRTMTISADLIDQATIAGQVKIVQNQLVAVNK
- a CDS encoding MFS transporter, producing MHVNQPPKTPTLVTPAKTQNYRWIIVILLFTATTINYLDRQIIGLLKPILEKEFTWTETDFAHIVMAFTAAYAVGLLVFGWIIDKIGTKVGYSITIIIWSVAGMLHAIARSVFGFSIARIGLGIGEAGNYPAAVKTVAEWFPQKERGLATGLFNAGTSIGVVVAVLIVPWILTNYGWHEVFWITGALGFVWLIFWLIFYDIPARQSRLSAAEYQYITSGQEAPDESADKSSINWLKLFTFPQTWAVITGKGLIDPIYWFFLFWLPSYFSSTFNLDLKKPSVELMLIYTATTLGSIGGGYLSSSLIKRGWATVKARKTVLFAFALVEISIMLAQFVTDVWVAVGLLSVAVAVHQAWATNVFTLASDLFPKQAVSSVVGIAGTAGAIGGILFPILVGSLLDKYKAAGNLAGGYNLLFTICAFTYLIAWTIIHLLTRKAPKIEVERLL
- a CDS encoding heparinase II/III domain-containing protein — translated: MQLFLVLITTIFLSLSAYAQKPNLLSGKFPPNELKKVLIPQARWTPFPKRDDRAGWAKADQTMMQAYLRKAESYLDYKWPYIPATKSLLIERTGDRDQFQAVSFEKREVLGTLLLAEIYENKGRFVDPIIDGVWSICEESFWGVPAHLPKSKDYAGLMDVSKPFVDLFAAETATYLAWVDYYLGDKLDAVSPQIRKRIYSETNYRIFGPLMTKPHGWMTKTANGRAPNNWNPWICSNWLNAVLLLEKDDEKRTASVAKLLDVLDEFLNPYPPDGGCDEGPSYWGAAAASLYDNIAMLNLASNDAFQYVYADEKFRNMGRFIYRAQISENYFLNFADADPQPGMAATMIYRYGKAINDPDMMKFGAFYRTPEDGSIGKFHYFRHFYSLFMQDEYQKAAQGLPLPKNVWLPDLQVFAARDQAGTTNGFYVAAKGGHNDESHNHNDIGNYVVYYDGQPLLIDVGRGTYTAKTFSNKRYDIWYNCSDFHNLPTINGKDQLPGMSFRASNVAYKTDNASTRFSVDLTQAYPKDAGITSWQRTIQLNRGQNVQIDDAIKLTNASSLTQHLMTCYPAEVGKPGELIIHYAPKGDQAKNFVVRYDPKQMRPSIEKVKLDAPEDRGIITKWGDTIYRINFTVLTPKPSDKLTFVIAE
- a CDS encoding bifunctional 4-hydroxy-2-oxoglutarate aldolase/2-dehydro-3-deoxy-phosphogluconate aldolase yields the protein MSDHATQPPFSWALFSKAPLIGIIRGLSFDVVKQLLPIYREAGLTTLEITMNTSGAQAMIRHAIDNYGDGLNIGAGTVCTKDDLHKALDAGAQFIVTPVINKKVIKASVKRGIPIFPGAFTPSEIYLAWSLGASMVKVYPATSLGPDYIKDVKAPLDQVKLVPTGGISIDNMAAYFQAGADGLGVGGHLFDKDLIRRNDWAGLTQHFREFVKKLPVTSDIN
- a CDS encoding RagB/SusD family nutrient uptake outer membrane protein, with amino-acid sequence MKKLALFGLAALLMAGCKGYLEEDTTGLLYGGNVLSTQDGLESALTGAYRGLGTQWTYGFLHPSANAAVLGADDVTTHPASNKADWREFDQFNVSTTNQRSGAVYNGCYKAIQGANNVINNYAKTVGTKATIDIIAGEAYFIRGFSYYWLTRFYGSIPLVTAGEYSADLLTIKKSTPAEVYALIVEDLKKAETMLPNTRRDPGRPNAGSAKAFLADVYLTMAGWPLKQTANYDLAAAKAKEVIDNRSTYGFSLMSSFAAVFDNDPAVASIPESVFQINGFTGGSGTANATYGNTTMPGEEGGWDDMFAELNFFKNFPAGPRKDATFRTQFGLGATTIPWEQSLTKHPYYKKWYIKGNIVTSSISLPTVMMRYPHVLTIYAEAKARGTGGPDQAAYDALNQVRSRGLPTGTKILAPGDGLTAAQFADAVVQERAWEFACERTRWFDLVRLEKVEEANAAKSADDLQPIKAITKANYWFPLPYTDTSINPNLN